A window of Ignavibacterium sp. contains these coding sequences:
- a CDS encoding exodeoxyribonuclease III, with amino-acid sequence MKTIRLLSWNVNGIRAVHKKGFVDWVLKEIPDILCLQETKAHPAQLPKELLSINGYQSFFSSSKVKRGYSGVAVYTKLNPVDVKYGFDIPRFDDEGRTLILDYKEFVLFNIYFPNGKMSDERLKYKLDFYDAFLEYANKLIQQGRKVIVCGDVNTAHKEIDLARPKENEKTSGFLPIERQWIDKFLANGFVDTFRMFNDQPGNYTWWNMQTRARQRNIGWRIDYFFVSGNFKDKVKNAFILSDVMGSDHCPIGIEILTDTAN; translated from the coding sequence ATGAAAACTATTCGACTTCTTTCCTGGAATGTTAATGGTATTCGTGCTGTTCACAAAAAAGGTTTTGTAGATTGGGTCTTGAAAGAAATTCCTGATATTCTTTGTTTGCAGGAAACAAAAGCTCATCCGGCTCAGTTACCAAAAGAATTACTTTCGATAAATGGTTATCAATCTTTCTTTTCATCTTCAAAAGTTAAAAGGGGTTATAGTGGCGTTGCAGTTTATACTAAATTAAATCCTGTTGATGTTAAATATGGTTTTGATATTCCCAGATTTGATGATGAAGGAAGAACACTCATCCTTGATTACAAAGAATTTGTTTTGTTTAACATTTACTTTCCGAATGGTAAAATGTCGGATGAAAGATTAAAATATAAATTGGACTTCTATGATGCCTTTCTTGAATATGCTAATAAACTGATACAACAAGGAAGAAAAGTAATTGTTTGTGGTGATGTGAACACTGCACACAAAGAAATTGATCTTGCACGACCGAAAGAAAATGAGAAAACATCAGGTTTTCTTCCAATCGAAAGACAATGGATCGATAAATTTTTAGCAAATGGTTTTGTGGATACATTCAGAATGTTTAACGATCAACCGGGAAATTATACTTGGTGGAATATGCAAACCCGGGCACGTCAAAGAAATATCGGCTGGAGAATTGACTACTTTTTTGTTTCAGGAAACTTTAAAGACAAAGTAAAAAATGCTTTTATTCTTTCTGATGTAATGGGTTCTGATCATTGTCCAATCGGGATAGAAATTCTTACTGATACAGCCAATTGA
- a CDS encoding protein-disulfide reductase DsbD domain-containing protein — translation MKHFGIFLLVICTVYLQAQSNSTVEASADIVFDSFDSVNDTLINAGILVSLEKDWHIYWRNSGDSGIPTSFEFDLPENFRLTELKWPLPKIFEFEGYASYGYENKVLFPFQIILPTERTLNSFPIRVKLKSLICKDVCKPFNTEVSKVFDLNSTHQSSTEIKELFKNALNQIPEKNFFIEIDAKEIADKVLMSITSQRLNLKKIKSIHFIPYENGIFRNSLSQNFKWNDESIQLEIEYDQFKTKTPDLIEGILLLEISSEEGVKKVGYEISVKLN, via the coding sequence ATGAAACACTTTGGAATTTTTTTATTGGTGATTTGTACGGTATATCTTCAAGCCCAATCTAATTCTACTGTTGAGGCAAGCGCTGATATTGTGTTTGATTCATTTGACTCTGTAAATGATACTTTAATCAATGCAGGAATCTTAGTTTCTTTGGAAAAAGATTGGCATATCTACTGGCGAAATTCCGGTGATAGCGGAATACCAACTTCATTTGAATTTGATTTACCCGAAAATTTCAGGTTAACAGAATTAAAATGGCCTCTTCCAAAAATATTTGAGTTTGAAGGTTATGCAAGCTATGGTTACGAAAACAAAGTATTATTTCCATTTCAAATAATATTGCCTACTGAAAGAACATTAAATTCATTTCCAATCAGAGTAAAACTTAAATCACTTATTTGTAAAGATGTTTGTAAGCCGTTTAACACAGAAGTAAGTAAGGTATTTGATTTGAATTCCACTCATCAATCTTCAACAGAAATAAAAGAACTTTTTAAAAATGCCCTTAATCAAATACCTGAAAAAAATTTTTTTATTGAGATTGATGCAAAAGAAATTGCAGACAAAGTTTTAATGAGTATTACCTCTCAAAGATTAAATCTGAAAAAAATTAAAAGCATACACTTTATCCCTTATGAAAATGGAATTTTCAGAAATAGTCTTTCTCAGAATTTCAAGTGGAATGATGAATCCATTCAACTTGAAATCGAATATGATCAATTCAAAACAAAAACGCCTGATTTAATTGAAGGAATTCTTTTATTGGAAATTTCATCGGAAGAAGGAGTTAAGAAAGTTGGATATGAAATCAGTGTAAAACTAAACTAA
- a CDS encoding thioredoxin family protein → MKLKIFFSFIFFLSTTLFAQSAKLNEAAPDFKLKDSNGKEHSLSDFKGKVVVLEWINYDCPFVKKHYNSKNMQSLQEKYTKQDVIWLAVCSSAPGKQGNFSTDEINKRSKEHGAKFTAYLIDEDGKVGKMYGAKTTPHMFIINKDGKLVYAGGIDDKASTDVEDIQKAKNYVSSALDEILSGKQVSVQSSTPYGCSVKY, encoded by the coding sequence ATGAAACTAAAAATCTTTTTCTCATTCATCTTTTTTCTGAGCACAACACTTTTTGCGCAGTCAGCAAAACTAAATGAAGCAGCTCCTGACTTTAAGCTGAAAGACTCAAATGGCAAAGAACATTCTTTAAGTGACTTTAAAGGTAAAGTAGTTGTGCTGGAATGGATAAACTACGATTGTCCGTTTGTTAAAAAACACTACAACTCGAAAAACATGCAATCACTTCAGGAAAAATACACCAAGCAGGATGTAATTTGGTTAGCTGTTTGCTCATCGGCGCCGGGTAAGCAAGGTAATTTTTCTACTGATGAAATAAATAAAAGAAGTAAAGAGCATGGTGCAAAGTTCACGGCATATCTGATTGATGAAGATGGTAAAGTTGGTAAAATGTATGGAGCCAAAACAACTCCTCACATGTTTATTATTAACAAAGACGGAAAGCTTGTTTATGCGGGAGGAATTGATGATAAAGCAAGTACCGATGTTGAAGACATACAGAAAGCAAAGAATTATGTTTCATCAGCACTTGATGAAATTCTCTCAGGTAAGCAAGTATCAGTTCAAAGCTCAACTCCCTATGGTTGCAGTGTGAAGTATTGA